One [Limnothrix rosea] IAM M-220 genomic window carries:
- a CDS encoding methyltransferase domain-containing protein, whose protein sequence is MLDQSTTPTYDIENEVLNRYQAGAQEHEPSLCCPTEYQDVQYLDVIPDEILTKDYGCGDPTRYAQTGDVVVDLGSGAGKNCYMVAQKVGAAGKVIGVDFNDVMLDLARKYQQDIGSKIGFQNTEFVKGKIQDLKLPLAPLQKWLADNPITSVEQITNYEAEAERLRIESPLIADDSIDLVISNCVLNLVKPSDKKQLFKEIYRVLKKGGRAVISDIVCDEIPTAKIMNDPELWSGCISGAFLESEFLEMFAEAGFHGIEILSFEKEPWQTIDGIEFRSMTVRAYKGKEGVCLERNQAVIYKGPWQEVKDDDGHTYVRGERMAVCDKTFKLLTNENSPYAGQFIPVLPYENITLEEAGSFDCRVDVRRHPKESKGQDYNVTQLTDGTASCSTDSCC, encoded by the coding sequence CCCCACAGAATACCAAGACGTTCAATACCTTGATGTCATTCCCGATGAAATTTTAACCAAAGATTACGGCTGTGGAGACCCCACTCGCTACGCCCAAACCGGTGATGTCGTCGTCGATTTAGGCTCCGGCGCAGGTAAAAATTGCTATATGGTTGCCCAGAAAGTTGGTGCAGCAGGCAAAGTGATTGGCGTTGATTTTAATGATGTCATGCTTGACCTTGCCCGTAAATATCAACAGGATATTGGCAGTAAAATTGGTTTTCAAAATACCGAATTTGTAAAAGGGAAAATTCAAGATCTCAAATTACCCCTTGCCCCCCTACAAAAATGGCTTGCAGATAACCCGATCACCTCGGTTGAACAGATCACTAATTATGAAGCAGAAGCCGAACGTTTACGCATAGAATCACCTCTAATTGCTGACGATAGCATCGATTTAGTAATTTCAAACTGTGTTCTAAACCTCGTCAAACCGAGTGATAAAAAACAACTTTTCAAGGAAATTTATCGTGTCCTAAAAAAAGGGGGGCGGGCTGTTATTTCAGACATCGTTTGTGACGAAATTCCCACAGCCAAAATCATGAATGATCCAGAGCTGTGGAGTGGCTGTATTTCTGGCGCGTTTTTAGAGTCGGAATTCCTAGAGATGTTTGCAGAAGCTGGTTTCCATGGCATTGAAATCCTCAGCTTTGAAAAGGAACCTTGGCAAACCATTGACGGTATCGAATTTCGTTCCATGACCGTTCGAGCCTACAAAGGTAAAGAAGGTGTTTGTCTCGAACGTAACCAAGCTGTGATTTACAAAGGCCCTTGGCAAGAGGTTAAGGATGACGATGGTCATACTTATGTGCGGGGCGAAAGAATGGCAGTTTGTGACAAAACTTTTAAGCTTTTGACGAATGAAAATAGTCCCTATGCGGGTCAATTTATTCCAGTGCTGCCCTATGAAAATATCACCTTAGAGGAGGCTGGAAGTTTTGACTGTCGTGTTGATGTTCGCCGTCATCCGAAGGAAAGTAAAGGTCAAGATTATAATGTCACCCAATTAACCGATGGTACAGCGTCTTGCTCGACGGATAGCTGCTGTTAA